The DNA window CCACCTCGCGGCCCCATCCTTGCCATACTCCTAGCGGGTCCATCATCTGCCTCCCTTCGGTCATTCAACCTCCGGGTTCCGCAGATGGTGGACCCGCCTTCGCAATAACTGTCGGGAAGTCAGCCCCTGGAGGGAGAGGGGCTGGGGGTGAGGGGGAGATCGGGGTGAGGGCCTGCCTCGCTCCGTCAGGCCGGAACGGCGACTGCCTGGTCGCGCGCTTCGGCCAGGGCGCGCCGGATCTGGTCTGCGTGATCGTGGGCGTGGGCAGCATAGGTCGGCAGCCAGGTGTCCAGCCCGTAGCGGCCAGACTCGGAGTGCGTGCCGGCTCGCTGCCACTCCTCCTCAGTCAGCGCGTCGAGCAACTCGGCGTTGAGGCCGCGGATGGCGGTCAGGGCTGCCAGCGCCGCCGCGATGGGGCGGTTGTAGTAGAGCCGCTCAGCCCACCGCTCCTGATCGTAGCCGATGATGTGCGGCTCGTCCTCGGCGACCAGACGGCGCAGCCGGACGGCGCCGTTAATCTCGCTGTCCGGCAGGTGGATGGCGACCTCGCGGGCAGTCCAGCCGCCGTCAGCCGGGCGGGCGTCAAGCTCGGCGTCCGTCGCGCCAGCCAGGGCTGCCGCCACCACGGCGGGGCCTTCGCGGTACCGTTGCAGCAGGGCGCGGCGCGTCTCCAGATCCATGTCGTGCCTCCCGAAGCGCTGTGGGTGGGGTGATGCCCGGCTCGTGGCCGATGCTGCCCGATCCACGGGCTGACGCCCGTTGCGCGGGCGGTGCTGGAGAGGATTGTCCAGGCCGCGGCCCCGCCGGACGAGTGGCAGGAATGCCAGGATACGGTACGATCCTGCCATGGCCGTTGTGATGCATGCGCCAGCACCTTTCCCACCCCTCCACTGCGAGCCGCCACGGCACACCGTGGCGGCGGTCGTGCTGAACGGCGTTCATCCGTTCGAGCTGGGCGTGGCCTGTGAGGTCTTCGGGCTGGAGCGCCCAGAGCTGGGCGTGCCGTGGTATCGCTTCATGGTCTGTGCTGCCGAGCCGCCGCCGCTTCAGACCGGCGCCGGCTTCGTGCTGGATACGCCGCACGGGCTGGCCGACCTCGAGCAGGCGGACACCATCGTCTTCACGCACTGGCGTGACCCCGACGAGCCGGTGCCGGAGCCGCTCGCAGGGGCGGTACGCGCGGCCCATGCGCGCGGCGCACGGCTGGTCACCATCTGCTCGGGCGTGTTTGTGCTGGCGGGCATCGGGCTGCTCGATGGGCGCCCCGCCACGACCCACTGGCGGTACGCCGAGGCTCTGGCCCGTCGTTATCCAACCGTGGACGTGCGGCAGGACGTGCTCTACGTGGACGACGGTGAGATCCTGACGTCGGCGGGGACGGCAGCCGGGATCGATCTCTGCCTGCACGTCGTGCGGCTGGACTACGGCGCGGAGATCGCCAACGCGGTAGCACGCCGGATGGTGGTGGCGGCGCACCGCGACGGCGGGCAGGCGCAGTTTGTGGAGCGTCCCGTCCAGGCGCAGGCTGGCGACGACGCACTCGGGCAGGCGCTCTCGTGGGCGCTGGCGCACCTGGAGCAGCACATCACGGTGGAGCAACTGGCGGCGCGCGCCTGCATGAGTCCGCGCACGTTCGCCCGCCAGTTCCGCGCGGCTCACGGCACGACGCCGTACCGCTGGCTGCTGACCCAGCGGCTCCTGCTGGCCCGCGAGTTGCTCGAGACGACTGATCGCCCGGTTGAGCAGATCGCGGAGCAGGCCGGTTTCGGGACGGCCGCCGCGCTGCGGGTCCACTTTCGGCGGTCCGTGTCCACATCACCGCTGGCCTACCGGCGGCTGTACGCCCGCGCGGCAGGCTGAGCCGGCTGGCCCTGCCGGCCGCGATGGCGCGCTGCGTGCTGCCTGCGCCCTACGGCCTGCTTGCGCCCCGATACACCTCGACGGTCCGCTCGGCCACTGCTGACCAGCGATACTGTCGTGCGCGCGCGATGCCCCGGGCTGACAGCTCGCGTCGCTGCTCCGGCGACTCCAGCAGCCCGCCCAACCCCTCGGCGATGGCCGAGACGCTACTCGGATCGACCAGCACGGCTGCGTCGCCGGTCACCTCGGGCAAGGACGACGTGCTGGCGGTCAGGGCTGGCGTCCCGCAGGCCATCGCTTCGAGGACGGGCAGCCCGAACCCCTCGTACAGTGATGGGAACGCGAACACCGTCGCGGCGCTCAGCAGCGCGGCCTTGTCGGCCTGCTCGACGCCGCCGGTGAAGATGACCTGCCCGTCCAGCCCCAGTTCGCGGACGACCTTCTTCGGATCCGGGTACAGCGGGTGATCGTGGGGCCACTGCCGCCCGGCGATGACCAGCGGGTACGCCGCGCGGAGCGTAGCCGGCAGCGTGCCGTAGGCGCGGATCAGCCCGTCGAGGTTCTTGCGGCAGTCGTTCGCGCCCAGGTAGAGGACGAACTGCTGGGGCAGGCCGTAGCGCTGGCGAACGGCGGCCAGCGCCTCCGGCTCGGTGACCGGCTGGAGCGTCTCGGGGATGGCGTTCTCGATGACGTGGACCCGCTCGGGGGGCACGCTGATGGTGCGCACGAGGTCGCGCTTGGAGCACTCGCTGACGGTGATGATGGCCGTCGCCTTCTTCAGCGCCCGCGTGACCAGCCCGAAGTAGGCGCGCTGGCGGGCCAGCGTCTGGTACTCGGGCAACACCAGCTGGATGACGTCGTGAACTGTGACGACGGTCGGCCAGGGCGACCACAGCGGGTTGGTCCAGTACGGCGAGTGCAGCAGGTCGATGCTGGCTCGCCGGCCGGCCAGCAGCACCCCGGCCTGCTCGAACCAGAGCTTCCGCAGCTGCAGCGGCACGCGGGCCGGCCCGAGCGCGGTCTCGGTGGCCCGGAAGCGGCGGCTGAGCGGGCCAAGCTCGGTCCGCGGCCGGCCGCCCGGCCCGAGCAGCGACGGCGCTTCGGGAAAGCGCGGGTTCAGCAGGGCGTACTGCTCGTCGCCGTGCGGGTGGGCGTCGAGCGCGTGGAGCAGGTAGGTCAGATGCTGCCCCATGCCGGTGTGCGGCTCTCGCAGGAAGTACCCGTTGATGCCGATCCGCACGCTGCCTCCCCCGGCCCTGGTGACCCGTTGCCGGGCCGGCCGCGTGGGGGATGATGCCGGATGCGCGCGGCGCTCAGCCTGTCTCGGATCGCTAGGGCAGTTCAGGCTGACTGCCGGGCAGGCGCGTCGGTTGCCTGATCCCAACCGGCCGGCAGTCTACCGGCTGCACGAAGAACGTCGATCATGTGCTCTTCGACGGATTTGCCGTCCGCGATGGCGTCGTTTAGCGAATGATCGAGGATGCCACGTCTGCCGAGTTCATCGGTGTAGTCGAGATAGGCTCTAAAGATTTTCTCGTCCACTGCTCTCACCTGTGACACGATCATACTGCCAACCGTGGCGCACTGCAGCCTTCTCCATCGCACCATGGATGCGTTCCGCCGGAGGAACACTGGCGTCGACGGGTGCGGCGAGCGTCCTCAGGAAGTCGATCTCAACGGTTCGGTTGTGGGCAACTTCGGGGTCATACTGGCGGCTCAGGATGTGCCAAGTTCCATCGCTGCCTACGGCAATCATGACACGAATTCGCTCATGGTCGGACAGGATGCGAATGTCGAGGTCGGAGAAGGAGGTACTGCGTGGGTGGGTGTGCAGGACTACGTAGGTGCGTCCTGCCTGCATCACGCGTAGGTGCGGTGAGAGGTCAGTGCTGGTTGGAGTGCCCGTCAGCATGGGGCTGACTGCCTGGGCTGTTTCGATATCCAGCGTGATGGCATGTTCAATGCCGCGCCGCCGAGTCCGCTGCCGAAGATCGCGCGCTGCCGACCAGAGCGCTGCCGCGACTACGCCCGCGAGGCCGTGCTGTCGCAATGCTGTCAGCACATCAGCGCGCGCTGCGGGTTGTTTGTCCTGTGTCTCCGCTGGCTCGGCCACCCATACCTACCGCTGAATCACCTGCGACCCGGACACGCGCAGTATCTTTCAGACGATATGTTGCAGGCAACCATCGCGTCAGAGCGCGGGGCGGCGGACGTAGGCGTCCATCAGGCGGTCAAGCTCGGCGGCGAGGTCGGCGGCCTGCCCGACGTGCGCCGGCGCGGTCTGGATGATCGTGCTGCGGGGAGCGGTCAGCCAGTGGAACCGCTCGGCGGCCGGCAGATCGGCCAACGGCCCGCCCGCCTGCTCGCCGCGAGCGATGGCGACGAACGCCTCCAGGTGCCGCTCGACGGCGTCCAGGTCAAGGTCTGGCGCGAGCGCCCGCAAGCGGTCGCGGTCGGCCTCGACGGCGGCGGCCAGCCGGCGCGGCCCGCGCGCAAACAGCACGATGCCGACGTTGATGCACTCGCCGCGCTCGACGCTCGGCACCACGCGGATGATGGCGTACAGGTACGCGTACATCGGCACGAGCCTACCGGTCGGCGTCCAGGCGGTGGGTCTGCCGCACGGCCAGGCGCTCGGGGCCGCGCGCCCGTGCGGAGATCGCCTCGGCCAGCCACGCGCGCGGACCGTTCAGCCGTTCCGAGAGGTACGTCACGTAGGCTGCCCGCTGCGCCTCGAGCGTCGGGAACAGGTCTTCGTCGCCCAGCCAGCTCTCGGGCACGCGCTCGACGATCTCGCGGAGCACCGGCTCGGTGAGGGTGGGCCGCAGGCGCGCATCTGCCGCTGCCAGATCGCCGGCCAGCGGCAGCAGCACGTGATCCTTGATCTGCGGAAACGCCGACTGGACGCGGCTCTCCCAGCCTTCCCAGCGGTGGTGGACGTAGAGCGACGCGCCGTGGTCGATGAGCCACAACCGCCCGTGCCAGAGCAGCAGGTTGGTGTTGCGAGCCGAGCGGTCCACGTTGGTGACCAGGGCGTCCAGCCAGACGATGTCGGCGGCAAGCTGGGGCGAGATGTCGCGATCGACCGACGGGTCGAACGGGAGCGCGCCTGAGAGGAACGCCAGCCCGAAGTTCTCCCCGACGCTGCCCTTGAGGATGTCCTGAATCTCGGGATCCGGCTCGGCGTTCCCAAACCCGTCGCTCAACTCGATGATGGCCGGGCGTGGCACCGGCAGGCCCAGCACCTCGGCCAACCCGGCGACCAGCACCTCCGCGACGAGTGCCTTCGCGCCCTGGCCGGCTCCGCGAAACTTGACGACGAACGGCCCGCCCGGGCGCAGCCCATCCGCCTGCACCGTCTCGACAACGGCCGGCAGCGAGCCGCCCTCGCGAAGCGGCACCACGTAACGTGTCCCGAGCAGACGTTCCAACCCCACGGGAGGATTATGCCGGGCGCGTGCGCCCCCGGGCCGGGGCAACTCTTTCCAAATCGTCACCTGAAATGCGTCCCCTTTCACCTTGTATTAAAGGTTTTCCCTTTGCAGGGACTGTCCCTGCGGTAGCCCTCGTACCCTCATGACGTCAGGACGCACCGCCGTGCCTGTCTGCGGGCGCACCTGTACCTGGCTGGCGAGCGGCCGCCCCGGTTGCCGTGTCAGCGCAAGCATCACTCACCGTACAAGCAGATCCACCGGCGAGGGCCCGGTGGGCGGAGGTCGCGTCGCCGTGCGGATCATCGCTCTCCTCAGGCTGATGGCTGCCGGCTGGACGCAGCCGCTCGCGCCGGACGCATGACGACGCCGATGGTGGTGCTTCTCGCGCTCCAGCTGCTGATCTCGTTCACGCGGGTGGCCGCGATCGCCTTTGGGCTGGCTGGCGAGAGCCAGGACGTCGTGGCGAAGTCGATGACGATGCTCCTCACGGGCATCACCTCGGCCACGGTCGTGCTGGCGTCGCGCCGGATGACGCTGCCGGCCGCCCGTCGTGCCTGGCTGATCGTCGGTCTGGGGGCTGGCGCCAACTGCCTCGGCGATACCCTCTATCTGCTCGTGGGGATGGTGACTGGCGAGACGCCTTTCCCCTCGATTGCCGATGGCGCATACCTGATCTACTACCCGCTGATCCTCGCGGGCCTGCTGACCTTTCCGCAGCGGGCGCGAGCGCCGAGCGAGCGGCTGAAGTTCTGGCTTGACGCCATCACCACCACGGTGGGCGGTGGCGTCGTCCTGTGGCATTTCCTGATCTACCCCATCGCGGAGTCCCAGGACGCGACTCCGATGGCGGCGTTCGTCGGCGCGGCCTACCCGGTGGCCGATCTCGTCTTGATCCTCGGCATCACCACCGTCACGCTCCGCATCAGCGATGCGCTCGGACGCTGGCCGCTGCTGCTGCTCGGGTCGGCGATCGTGGCGTTCATGGTTGGTGATGTCGCCTATGGCAGCCTCAACGTGAGCGGCCTCTACGTGGCCGGCCAGCCGATCACGCTGCTCGCCGAGATCCCCTTTCAGATCTCCTACCTGCTGATGGCGCTTGCGGCGTTCGTCGCGGCGCGTGAGGCGCGTGCGGCGACACATGACAGTACATCGACCGTGCAGCATGCCCGGCCCCTCAGCTCACTGCCGTATCTGTCCATCGTGCTCGGCTACGGCGTGCTGGTCTGGGCGTCCTTTGGCGAGGTGCCCGACGGGATCCAGGGGCTGATTCTCGGCGTGGTGCTGCTGACGGGCCTCGTCGTGGCCCGCCAGGTTGTCGCAGTCCGTGAGAACGAGCGGCTGTTGACGGCCCAGGCCGAGCGCCGCAGCGAAGCTCGCTTCAGCTCGCTGGTGCAGCACGCGACCGACGTGGTGACGGTCATCGACGAGGTCGGCAAGGTCACCTACCAGACGCCCTCGATCCTCCGCGTGTTCGGCCACGCCCCCGAGATGGTGCTCAACACCTCGTTCATGCAGTACGTACACCCAGACGACCGCGAGCGTGGGTGGACGCTGCTGGAGATCGCTCGCCGCCAGACGGGCGGCGAGACCGTGATCGAGTGGCGCATCCGGCACCGCGACGGCCGCTGGCGGCACGTCGAGACGATGGTTGCCAACCTCCTGCACGATCCAGACGTGGCGGGGCTCGTCCTGACCAGCCGCGACGACACCGAGCGGCGCACGCTGGCCGATCAGCTTCGGCACCAGGCGTTCCACGACACGCTGACCGGGCTGGCGAATCGGGCGCTGCTGGAAGATCGGCTCGAGCATGCGCTGGTCCGGGCGACGCGGGTCGGCCACCCACTCGCGATCCTCTTCCTGGACCTGGACAACTTCAAGACCGTGAACGACAGCCTGGGGCACGGGGTCGGCGATCAGGTGCTGGTGGCAGTCTCGCAGCGGATCCGGCGAGTCGTCCGGGAATCGGACACGTCGGCGCGGTTCGGCGGCGACGAGTTCGTCGTGCTGATCGAGAACGTCTGCTCGATGGACGAGCTGATCCTGGTGGCCGAGCGGCTGCTGGCCGCCTGCCGCACGCCGTTCAACGTCCAGGGCCGAGAGACCGTCATCGGGTGCAGCATCGGCATCGCCGTGAGTGAGGGCGGCATCGAGACCGCTGACGAGCTGCTGCGGAACGCCGATGTGGCGATGTTCATCGGCAAGGAGAAGGGGCGCGGCCGTTACGAGATCTTCGAGGCTGACATGCACTCGCGGATCGTCGAGCGGATGGAGCTTGAGAGCGATCTTCGGCAGGCCATCGAGCGGGACGAGTTCGTGGTGCACTATCAGCCGATCTTCAGCCTGGAGACGAACCGTATCACCGGCCTTGAGGCGCTGGTGCGCTGGGAGCATCCGCAGCGCGGGCTGATCGCGCCGGGCGCCTTCATCCCGCGCGCTGAGGAGACGGGCCTCATCGTGCCGCTGGGCTACAGGGTGCTCAGGCAGGCGTGCCGAGACGCCCGCGTCTGGCAGGACCGTTTCCCGACGGAGCCGCCGCTCACGGTGACGGTCAACCTCTCGGTGCGGCAGGTCGATCATCCGAGCTGCATCGACGAGGTGCGCGCGGCGCTGGCTGAGACCGGCCTGCCACCGAACAGCCTGGTGCTGGAGATCACCGAGAGCTTCATGATCCAGGATCCGGAGGCGGCTATCGTGCGGCTGTCGCACCTGAAGGATCTGGGTGTACGGCTGGCCCTGGACGACTTCGGCACCGGCTTCTCGTCGCTGAGCTACCTCCAGCGGCTGCCCGTGGACGTGCTCAAGGTGGACAAGTCGTTCATCGACGGGATGTCCACGTCCAGCCAGGGGGCGTCGCTGGTGCAGGCGATCCTGGGCCTCGGCGACAGCCTCCGACTGCGGACCGTGGCCGAAGGCATCGAGCACGCCGACCAGCTCGAACAGCTGCGGGCGCTGCGTTGCGGGTTCGGGCAGGGCTACTTCCTGAGCCGCCCCCGTGACCACGAGGCCATCGATGCCTTGCTGACGGCGCACTTTGGCGAGCGCGCCGCCGCCTGACGGCGCGATATGCCTCCGTGCTGCTACAGGCGCGCGAACAGCAGCTCCGCCAGCTCCTCCAGCGTGGCGACCTCGGCCAGTGGGTAGCGCCGCGCAATCGGCATGAAGACGTCGATGGTTGGGTGCTGGGCCAGCCCCATCGCCTGCCGCCGCAGCGCGTGCGCCAGCGCCCGGTGTGGGAAGTCGTCGGCGCGCGGCCAGTCCGCGGCCTCCAGAAAGACCCTGAAGAGGTCGCGGTCGCAGCGGAACAGGTCGCGGTAGATCTGGATCAGTTCGACGTGCCGATCCGCGATCGTGGCGTCGCCCCAGTCGATGATCCCGCTCAGGCGGCCGTCCTCTACGTAGACGTGGGTGGCGACGATGTCGCCGTGGGTGAAGACGCGGTCTGCCGCGGATGACGGCCCGAGCCGTGTCACGTAGGCTTCGGCCTGCGCGGCGAGATGCGGCGGCAGCGAGCTTTCGGTGGCAGCGGTGGCGATGGAGACGCCGGCCCAGTCGGCCTCGGTGGCAGCGCCCTGGGCGATGGCGTCCCCAGCGGCAGCGCTCCCGGTTGTATCGTCCCCGGCCTCAGCGCTGATGGGCAGCGCGTGCAGCAGCCCGATCTGCTGCCCGAGCGCCAGGGCCAGCGCGTGCTGCTGCCCGGGCGTCAGGCCAGCCTGCCAGGACGCCACGCCGCGCATCCGCCGCGAGATCAGGTAGGGCCAGGGAGCCGAGCTACCCTCGTAGAGGAGGCCGTGGGCCAGGAGCGTCGGCGCAGCGAGCGCGGGATTGGTGGTGACCAGCGCCAGCGCGCCACGCTCGAAGCGCTCGCTGCGCTCCCAGGCCGGCAGGTAGCCGAACAGCTTGACGACCACCTCGCCATAGAGGAATGTCGGGGAGGTCGGGTTGTGGCCGGCGTCGATCTGCTGGCCGGTGGCCGCAAGCGCATGCCGGTGCAGGATCTCGTGGACGTACGGCTGCCAGAACGGCACGTCGCCCAGCCGTGCCCGGTACGCCTCAATGGATGCGAAGTCTGGCGGCTGCGTCATGGCGAGAGTGTGGGAAACGCCCTTCCATTGGCGCAAGGCTGGGCCGGTGTGCAGGCTGACGCGTCGTCAGACCAGTGCAGACCGGCCACCAAGCGCCGGCCGCCAGGTGAGCGCGCCGGCCAGGAGCCGCGCCCGCAGGGCCGTCGCCAGGGAGAGCGTGCGCCCGGTCGGGTTCTGGAAGGTCGGGCAGGTGTAGAACAGCTGATGACGGCGTCGCCGGGGTCCACCAGGCACCGCGCGATCAGATCCAACCCCTGCTGCGCCCCGGCCACCACGAGCACCTGCTCGGAGCGCACGGTCAGCCGCTCGGCCACCGCGCGTCGCAGGGCCGGCTGGCCCTCCGTCGGCCCGATCCCGAACGCGGCAGCCGTGTGTTGGCGCAGGACGCGCTCGGTCGCCTCGGAGAAGAGGTCCACC is part of the Chloroflexota bacterium genome and encodes:
- a CDS encoding DinB family protein, which codes for MDLETRRALLQRYREGPAVVAAALAGATDAELDARPADGGWTAREVAIHLPDSEINGAVRLRRLVAEDEPHIIGYDQERWAERLYYNRPIAAALAALTAIRGLNAELLDALTEEEWQRAGTHSESGRYGLDTWLPTYAAHAHDHADQIRRALAEARDQAVAVPA
- the ftrA gene encoding transcriptional regulator FtrA; translated protein: MHAPAPFPPLHCEPPRHTVAAVVLNGVHPFELGVACEVFGLERPELGVPWYRFMVCAAEPPPLQTGAGFVLDTPHGLADLEQADTIVFTHWRDPDEPVPEPLAGAVRAAHARGARLVTICSGVFVLAGIGLLDGRPATTHWRYAEALARRYPTVDVRQDVLYVDDGEILTSAGTAAGIDLCLHVVRLDYGAEIANAVARRMVVAAHRDGGQAQFVERPVQAQAGDDALGQALSWALAHLEQHITVEQLAARACMSPRTFARQFRAAHGTTPYRWLLTQRLLLARELLETTDRPVEQIAEQAGFGTAAALRVHFRRSVSTSPLAYRRLYARAAG
- a CDS encoding glycosyltransferase family 4 protein, whose protein sequence is MRIGINGYFLREPHTGMGQHLTYLLHALDAHPHGDEQYALLNPRFPEAPSLLGPGGRPRTELGPLSRRFRATETALGPARVPLQLRKLWFEQAGVLLAGRRASIDLLHSPYWTNPLWSPWPTVVTVHDVIQLVLPEYQTLARQRAYFGLVTRALKKATAIITVSECSKRDLVRTISVPPERVHVIENAIPETLQPVTEPEALAAVRQRYGLPQQFVLYLGANDCRKNLDGLIRAYGTLPATLRAAYPLVIAGRQWPHDHPLYPDPKKVVRELGLDGQVIFTGGVEQADKAALLSAATVFAFPSLYEGFGLPVLEAMACGTPALTASTSSLPEVTGDAAVLVDPSSVSAIAEGLGGLLESPEQRRELSARGIARARQYRWSAVAERTVEVYRGASRP
- a CDS encoding DUF3037 domain-containing protein, translated to MYAYLYAIIRVVPSVERGECINVGIVLFARGPRRLAAAVEADRDRLRALAPDLDLDAVERHLEAFVAIARGEQAGGPLADLPAAERFHWLTAPRSTIIQTAPAHVGQAADLAAELDRLMDAYVRRPAL
- a CDS encoding aminotransferase class I and II, with amino-acid sequence MERLLGTRYVVPLREGGSLPAVVETVQADGLRPGGPFVVKFRGAGQGAKALVAEVLVAGLAEVLGLPVPRPAIIELSDGFGNAEPDPEIQDILKGSVGENFGLAFLSGALPFDPSVDRDISPQLAADIVWLDALVTNVDRSARNTNLLLWHGRLWLIDHGASLYVHHRWEGWESRVQSAFPQIKDHVLLPLAGDLAAADARLRPTLTEPVLREIVERVPESWLGDEDLFPTLEAQRAAYVTYLSERLNGPRAWLAEAISARARGPERLAVRQTHRLDADR
- a CDS encoding EAL domain-containing protein, with protein sequence MVVLLALQLLISFTRVAAIAFGLAGESQDVVAKSMTMLLTGITSATVVLASRRMTLPAARRAWLIVGLGAGANCLGDTLYLLVGMVTGETPFPSIADGAYLIYYPLILAGLLTFPQRARAPSERLKFWLDAITTTVGGGVVLWHFLIYPIAESQDATPMAAFVGAAYPVADLVLILGITTVTLRISDALGRWPLLLLGSAIVAFMVGDVAYGSLNVSGLYVAGQPITLLAEIPFQISYLLMALAAFVAAREARAATHDSTSTVQHARPLSSLPYLSIVLGYGVLVWASFGEVPDGIQGLILGVVLLTGLVVARQVVAVRENERLLTAQAERRSEARFSSLVQHATDVVTVIDEVGKVTYQTPSILRVFGHAPEMVLNTSFMQYVHPDDRERGWTLLEIARRQTGGETVIEWRIRHRDGRWRHVETMVANLLHDPDVAGLVLTSRDDTERRTLADQLRHQAFHDTLTGLANRALLEDRLEHALVRATRVGHPLAILFLDLDNFKTVNDSLGHGVGDQVLVAVSQRIRRVVRESDTSARFGGDEFVVLIENVCSMDELILVAERLLAACRTPFNVQGRETVIGCSIGIAVSEGGIETADELLRNADVAMFIGKEKGRGRYEIFEADMHSRIVERMELESDLRQAIERDEFVVHYQPIFSLETNRITGLEALVRWEHPQRGLIAPGAFIPRAEETGLIVPLGYRVLRQACRDARVWQDRFPTEPPLTVTVNLSVRQVDHPSCIDEVRAALAETGLPPNSLVLEITESFMIQDPEAAIVRLSHLKDLGVRLALDDFGTGFSSLSYLQRLPVDVLKVDKSFIDGMSTSSQGASLVQAILGLGDSLRLRTVAEGIEHADQLEQLRALRCGFGQGYFLSRPRDHEAIDALLTAHFGERAAA
- a CDS encoding phosphotransferase, with the protein product MTQPPDFASIEAYRARLGDVPFWQPYVHEILHRHALAATGQQIDAGHNPTSPTFLYGEVVVKLFGYLPAWERSERFERGALALVTTNPALAAPTLLAHGLLYEGSSAPWPYLISRRMRGVASWQAGLTPGQQHALALALGQQIGLLHALPISAEAGDDTTGSAAAGDAIAQGAATEADWAGVSIATAATESSLPPHLAAQAEAYVTRLGPSSAADRVFTHGDIVATHVYVEDGRLSGIIDWGDATIADRHVELIQIYRDLFRCDRDLFRVFLEAADWPRADDFPHRALAHALRRQAMGLAQHPTIDVFMPIARRYPLAEVATLEELAELLFARL
- a CDS encoding aminotransferase class I/II-fold pyridoxal phosphate-dependent enzyme, which translates into the protein MPRLGRVALGAQRSLDPVLRAILDTSQPDLISFGAGMPAAELFPVDLFSEATERVLRQHTAAAFGIGPTEGQPALRRAVAERLTVRSEQVLVVAGAQQGLDLIARCLVDPGDAVISCSTPARPSRTRPGARSPWRRPCGRGSWPARSPGGRRLVAGLHWSDDASACTPAQPCANGRAFPTLSP